The following coding sequences lie in one Mercenaria mercenaria strain notata chromosome 5, MADL_Memer_1, whole genome shotgun sequence genomic window:
- the LOC128557255 gene encoding sushi, von Willebrand factor type A, EGF and pentraxin domain-containing protein 1-like: MSASVKCPAGYYQRHIQHIKWHWRGISQCTECPVHMFCDIEQLSGPAGFCEDGYYCEKGEQQPKPSGTICGPGEYCVKGRKFLCEKGFYQPYGGRHECFECPEGMYCVTEGLAAPSGNCDMGFYCGKREIESSPATQKCPAGYMCPNAEQTICSKGYYQPLEYQTRCLPCPLGKYCQDTGLSSPSGDCDPGCCLDIAQINASSCPPASPTTCTQGFYYDQSAGRCELCPEGMYCAISGLTDPSGSCETGWYCEIGEITPMPLGKLCPAGHQCPTGVKVPCSSWVRDSEPYVGHTQYLYQPERGQTSCIECPNRYNCTEQGLTIAENYCRPGYWCFFGLILDCEIGHYCVNGEMFPCRNGFKSLATNQESCVRCSDGELCEDGQVLPCPANMVCYHGIAEFCQLGNECSFVDGAYELTLCDLSNERYDVSQTGCGPCREFRYCLKGNSYECFRNHIGDLCLQNNHYKPEMIISQPGTHYTLTYESQDTNRGYDIKQCEPGTYQNTTFKPSCELCPGGMYCTVNRIQPDGYCRAGYYCPKGSKSETEIECPAGFYCPARSEIPIHCPRGRFQPNSGQGSCYACTRRYYCATPGLTAVTAVCPSGHGCGSGVADPSPCGKGRYNPYTGKLNCSPCVPGTYCPGLTTGWPNHCPHGYKCPGYGTVTPTPCPQGTYQPSARQGYCRNCTSGYYCPTTALRYQEICPSGSKCPDSGGGGI, encoded by the exons ATGAGTGCTTCAGTGAAATGTCCTGCTGGTTACTATCAGCGTCATATTCAGCATATCAAGTGGCACTGGAGGGGTATATCTCAGTGTACAGAATGCCCAGTTCACATGTTCTGTGACATTGAACAGTTGTCAGGACCAGCGGGTTTCTGTGAGGATGGCTACTACTGTGAGAAGGGTGAACAACAGCCCAAACCTTCCGGGACGATATGTGGCCCAGGTGAATACTGCGTGAAAG GGAGAAAATTTCTCTGTGAGAAAGGTTTCTATCAACCTTATGGAGGAAGACACGAATGTTTCGAGTGTCCGGAAGGAATGTATTGTGTGACTGAAGGACTCGCTGCTCCAAGTGGGAATTGTGACATGGGGTTCTATTGTGGTAAACGAGAGATAGAGTCTAGCCCCGCAACGCAGAAATGCCCTGCAGGATATATGTGTCCCAATG CTGAACAAACAATATGTAGCAAGGGATACTACCAGCCATTAGAATACCAAACCAGGTGCCTCCCGTGCCCGTTAGGTAAATATTGCCAAGATACCGGATTATCAAGCCCAAGTGGTGACTGTGATCCAGGTTGCTGCTTAGATATTGCACAAATAAATGCATCATCTTGCCCACCAG CGTCACCAACTACATGCACTCAGGGTTTTTATTATGACCAAAGTGCTGGTAGGTGTGAGTTATGTCCGGAAGGAATGTACTGTGCAATATCTGGTCTGACAGATCCGTCAGGTTCCTGTGAAACAGGGTGGTACTGCGAGATAGGGGAGATTACTCCAATGCCATTAGGAAAGCTCTGTCCAGCAGGACATCAGTGTCCTACAG GTGTCAAAGTGCCTTGTTCCTCTTGGGTACGCGATTCAGAGCCTTATGTTGGACATACTCAGTATTTATACCAGCCGGAACGAGGCCAAACCTCATGTATAGAGTGCCCTAATAGGTATAATTGTACGGAACAAGGTTTGACAATTGCAGAAAATTATTGTCGTCCTGGATACTGGTGCTTCTTTGGTCTCATACTTGACTGTGAAATAGGCCATTATTGTGTAAATG GTGAAATGTTTCCTTGTCGAAATGGGTTTAAATCTTTAGCAACTAATCAAGAGAGCTGTGTAAGATGTAGTGACGGCGAACTTTGTGAGGACGGGCAAGTCTTGCCCTGTCCAGCAAACATGGTCTGCTACCACGGCATTGCAGAATTCTGTCAACTTGGCAACGAATGCTCATTTGTTGATGGAGCTT ATGAACTTACACTTTGTGATCTTAGTAATGAGCGATATGACGTAAGCCAGACAGGATGTGGGCCATGTAGAGAATTTAGGTACTGCTTGAAGGGAAACAGCTACGAGTGCTTTCGTAACCATATTGGCGACCTTTGCTTACAGAATAATCACTACAAGCCAGAAATGATAATAAGTCAACCAGGAACGCATTATACACTGACGTATGAATCCCAAGACACAAACCGAG GTTATGATATCAAACAGTGTGAGCCTGGTACCTATCAGAATACAACGTTTAAACCTTCATGTGAGTTATGTCCCGGCGGAATGTACTGTACTGTCAATAGAATACAGCCAGATGGTTATTGCAGAGCGGGATACTACTGTCCTAAAGGGTCCAAATCTGAGACAGAAATAGAATGTCCAGCGGGATTTTATTGCCCAGCTA GAAGTGAAATTCCTATACATTGTCCGAGGGGAAGATTTCAACCAAATTCTGGCCAGGGGAGCTGTTATGCTTGCACCAGAAGATACTATTGCGCAACTCCAGGTCTTACGGCTGTTACAGCAGTCTGTCCTTCAGGTCATGGTTGTGGGTCAG gGGTGGCAGACCCATCACCATGTGGGAAGGGAAGATATAATCCCTATACAGGGAAATTGAATTGTTCCCCCTGCGTGCCTGGAACTTACTGTCCTGGACTAACAACTGGTTGGCCGAATCATTGCCCCCATGGTTACAAGTGTCCAGGTTATG